From a region of the Pseudanabaena sp. ABRG5-3 genome:
- the tumA gene encoding antitoxin TumA — protein sequence MPKRTITYLSPLDALIAVAKRLSLYENQHKLDSEEFFHQYRQGQTSDEIEFIEWANDYQHYLALRQEIHT from the coding sequence ATGCCTAAACGAACCATTACCTATCTATCTCCACTTGATGCCCTCATCGCCGTAGCCAAAAGACTTAGCCTCTACGAAAATCAACACAAACTCGACTCTGAAGAATTTTTCCATCAATATCGCCAAGGACAAACATCAGATGAAATTGAATTTATCGAATGGGCAAACGACTATCAACACTATCTAGCCCTGCGTCAGGAAATACATACTTAG
- a CDS encoding type II toxin-antitoxin system RelE/ParE family toxin, with product MIVSFKNQGTEDIFNGKNSQEARKVCPASICKVATRKLDQINAATTLNDLRVPPNNRLEALAGDRKGQHSIRINDQYRICFIWTSAGANQVEIVDYH from the coding sequence ATGATTGTCTCATTTAAAAATCAAGGCACTGAAGACATCTTCAACGGCAAAAACTCTCAGGAGGCAAGAAAAGTTTGTCCAGCATCCATTTGTAAAGTTGCAACCCGCAAACTCGACCAAATTAACGCCGCAACTACCCTCAACGACCTGCGCGTTCCACCCAACAATCGACTAGAAGCATTAGCAGGCGATCGCAAAGGTCAGCATAGTATTCGCATCAACGACCAGTATCGAATTTGCTTTATCTGGACTAGCGCAGGAGCAAATCAAGTAGAAATTGTAGATTATCACTGA
- a CDS encoding HigA family addiction module antitoxin, whose amino-acid sequence MTRIPTHRPPTHAGEMLLEEFLIPLGLTQQELANAIHVPYQRVNEIINRRRGITPSTALRLAKFFSTSPDFWMNLQQCWDLYHAQQTENDELQTIQPLTTLAIG is encoded by the coding sequence ATGACACGCATACCAACCCATCGCCCACCAACCCACGCAGGGGAAATGTTACTAGAAGAGTTTCTCATTCCGTTGGGATTAACTCAACAAGAACTAGCCAACGCCATTCATGTCCCCTATCAAAGAGTGAATGAAATCATCAATCGCCGCCGAGGCATCACCCCAAGCACTGCCCTCCGTCTAGCCAAATTCTTTTCCACATCACCAGACTTCTGGATGAACCTGCAACAATGTTGGGACTTATATCACGCTCAACAAACAGAAAATGATGAATTACAAACTATTCAGCCACTAACAACGTTAGCGATCGGCTAA
- a CDS encoding DUF433 domain-containing protein yields the protein MTNAAKLQNLPAYTVADAARYLRIPSGTLQAWLHGRTYNTKDEQQFSAPLIQRPSTEFSQLSFINLVEAHVLRVIRQDHNIRLDKVRTALDYIEREFATPHPLASIDFQTDGVNLFVESVGKLINASENGQLAMRQTLNQLLKRIEYDRQVAIRLFPNLRPNQSDSPKLLVFDPAVSFGRLAIADTGIPTSIVAERYRAGDSIDLLAEDYGCTRLQIEEAIRYELPPQIA from the coding sequence ATGACAAATGCAGCCAAACTTCAAAACCTTCCAGCCTATACAGTAGCCGATGCCGCTCGTTACCTGCGAATTCCATCGGGTACATTGCAAGCTTGGCTACATGGGCGTACCTACAACACCAAAGACGAACAACAATTTTCCGCACCCCTCATCCAGCGCCCCAGCACCGAATTTTCACAACTCTCATTTATCAACCTCGTAGAAGCCCATGTATTACGAGTGATCCGTCAAGACCACAACATCCGCTTAGATAAAGTTCGCACTGCCCTTGACTACATCGAACGTGAATTTGCTACCCCACATCCTCTCGCAAGCATTGACTTCCAGACCGATGGCGTAAATCTCTTTGTCGAATCCGTAGGAAAACTGATTAACGCCTCCGAAAATGGACAGTTAGCCATGCGTCAAACCCTTAACCAACTCCTCAAACGCATCGAATACGATCGCCAAGTTGCCATTCGCCTATTCCCCAACCTGCGCCCCAATCAATCCGACAGCCCCAAACTGCTTGTTTTTGATCCCGCAGTATCCTTTGGTCGTTTAGCGATCGCTGATACAGGCATTCCCACATCCATCGTTGCCGAACGCTATCGAGCAGGAGATTCTATAGATTTACTTGCTGAAGACTACGGCTGCACAAGACTCCAAATCGAAGAAGCGATCCGCTACGAACTCCCTCCTCAAATCGCGTGA